The DNA segment CCGAGTTGGCTTAATGATGTTGGTCAGCGTGATAGTAAGCTCAATTGGATTAAACAGCTCTGGCTACATAAGGTCTGGCAGTGGGAACGGAGTCCGACATGGATAGTGGCTAGTATTATTTTCACCGTTCTGTTTGGTTTTGTCGTTGTACGTTATGGTATTCCTGCCTTCGCGACTCAAACCGCTTATGCCTTGCCAGAACATACCCTAGATAATTTAGGCAAACAGGCATTGGCGCAGTTTGATGAAAGCTTTTTGAAGCCGAGTCATTTGTCGGTTCAGCGCCAAAATCAATTGCGTCAGGATTATGATCATTGGATTAAAGGGACGCCGAGTCAAAACATCATCTTTCGTGAAGGGGGATTGCTCGGAGCCAATGCGTTTGCATTACCAGATGGCACCATTGTTGTGACCGATGAGTTGGTGGGTTTATCCAAGCAAGACTTTGAGATTCTTGCAGTACTTGCGCATGAAACTGGACACTTGGCCCGTAGGCATGCACTCAGACAGGCCATCACGGGCGCATCTCTTGGTGTATTGATGATCGCAATAACGGGGGATTCATCAGACTTGATGAGTAGTATTCCTACCGCACTGATTGGAATGACCTATTCAAGAGGGTTTGAGCGTGAAGCGGATGATTATGCTTATCAGTTAATGACTGCACGGGGTATTCCTTTGCATTATTTTTCGGATATTTTGGTTCGATTAGAACAACAACATGAAGCAAAGAAAGGGGATCTGGCCAAAAGTGGTTTCAAAGACTACCTATCCACCCATCCCCCAACAGCGGAACGAATTTTGCGTTTCAAAAAATAGGATTTTGAAAAGTAACCCTATAAAGAAGGAAAAAATGAAAACTCTCCTTTCAAATGATTTATCGATGATGCAGCCATGACGACTTTGCCATTTCAGTCGAACGACCCAACTCTGCCTATGGTTTCAAGCGAGCCTAAATCTGAAATTGCATTACCGGAGTTGTTTGGGCAAAAGAGCCGTTTTCGTTTTTATGGCAAAGCCAGTGAGTATTTCGGCATTTGGTTGGTTAATTGGCTGCTGACAATTATGACCTTAAGCTTGTATTCCCCTTGGGCGAAGGTTAGGCGCCTACGTTATTTCTATACGCATACCGAACTTGAAGGGGCTCGTTTTGACTTCACGGGTCAAGCGCGTGCCATCTTTATTGGGCGGATTGCGGCTTTAGCTGTGTATTTCGGGGCGCATTCAGAAGGCGCATTAAAGGGCTCGTGGTTACAGTGGGTTGCCGGTGTGCTGCTCTTTGCCATCTATGCCATCATTCCTTATTTGTTTCGGGCAACCTACCGTTTTAAGGCCAGAAATACGGTCTATCGTCATGTGCGATTTAAGTTTACCGGAACATGGCGACAGGCGTTTATGACCTATTGGGGCTTTGGGCTGCTCGTTATTATCAGTTTAGGTTTGCTATTGCCGTATTATATTTATCGACACAAGCGATATCAGTTCAGTAACTTACAGCTTGGTCGGTTAAAGTTTCAATTTCACGCGAAGGTGCGACACTTTTATGTCGCCATGTGGTTTCCGATGCTGTTATTGGTCGGCCTGTATGTTGGCTTGACTGCGCTGGCGATCTATCTATCCAACATGGATATCCATATTGAAGATTGGAAGGATGCTAAGAATATTTTATGGCGCTTAAGCCCGCTGATTTTTGTATTTTTGATGGTACTTGCATCGATGTATTGGATCACCTCTGCACTGGTTTTTCGGTTGTGTTGGTCGCGGGTGTCACTGGGGCGGAGTGATTTTACCAGTGATCTTAGCGTCTTTAAGTATTTATGGATTGCCTATAGTAATTTTTGGATCTGTGTCATGACTCTCGGTATGATGATCCCTTGGGCCATTATTCGAGTTCAGCGTTATCGGATTAATTCAGTCAGTATTGAGTGGCAGGATGATCCACAAGAGATTCTTGCCGTGATGCAAGCCGACCTAAAAGCGTTTGGTGAGGAGCTTAATGATCTGATCGGAATCGATCTCTCCTTATAAGCTTGAAGTCAGACTTTTATCAATCTCAAGGTATTCCCATCTATGGATTCAAAGCAACATCGTCATCTGAAGCAAGCTATTGCGATCCGTTTCTTTGATGGGCAGACTTCGCGTGAGCGTCAGGGGCGCATGTATCCCAGTGATGATAGTGGGATGGTTTGGGTCGATTTAGAGGGGGATAGTGATGCGCTGTCGTTTCGATTAAAAGATGGTTTGATACGCGCTGCCATTGGTCAGACCCCGCCGATGATTGAGTTCGCGCATGATGTATGTATAGAGCTACTGCAAATGGATTTGCCGGATTGGTTGACGCCAACGGACTGGACGGAGTCGCGTCTTGCGTGGTTGAAGCGGATGTGGCTGGGCCGGATTTGGCGCTGGGAGAGTAGTCCGCGCTGGATATTAGTCAGTGTTGTCGTCACCATTATTTTTGCAGTTCTGGTCTTACAGTATGGGATACCGCTGATTGCTAAGCAGACGGCTTATGCACTGCCTGAGCATACTTTAGATGATCTTGGCGTCAGTACACTGGCAACACTTGATCATGACACGCTTAAGCACAGTGAACTGCCGATCGCGCGGCGGATCGAGATTCGTGAGGAGTATAAGCATTGGATTTCTGCAAATCCCGAGCGGGAAATTATCTTTCGCCAAGGGGGGGAGTTGGGTCCTAATGCATTTGCACTGCCTGATGGTCGTATTGTGGTGACGGATGAATTGGTCAATCTGGTGGCCAATGATTATGAGTTGCTGGCGGTGCTTGCTCATGAGACGGGACATATCGAGCGGCGTCATGCACTGCGGCAATCCATTACCAATGATTCTTTAAAAGCCCTGATTATCGCTGTAACGGGCAATACCACGAGTCTGCTGAACGAAACGCCTGCACAGTTGGTTGGGCTGACTTATTCCCGCGAATTCGAGCGCGAAGCGGATGATTATGCCTATGAGCTGATGGTGCAAAAGGAGCTTCCACTACATTATTTCTCCGATATCTTGCTCCGTCTGGAAACGGTGGGCGGTGGTGAAAATGATGGCAATGATTCGCTGAAAAATGGTCTTAAAAACTATATCTCAACACATCCCCCCACATCGGAACGCATCGCACGTTTTGAAGGTCATTCATAAAAAAATCCGCGTATCTACGCGGATTTTTTATCTGTAAACGATACGATTAATAACCCACGGTGAAACGCTGACGTGAGTGAGCTGGTTTTTCTAACTCATCGATATAAGCAATCGCGTAGTCAGCAAAGGTGATCCAGCTTTTGCCTGTGGCATCCACCAGTAAGTCATCTTGTCCAATGCGAAACTTACCTGTGCGCTCACCTTCGATGAACAACGCTGAAGGGGAGAGGAACGTCCAGTCGAGTTCACTTTCTGATTGCAGGGTATCCAGATAGACCCCACCTGCAGTGGCTTCCGCTTTATATTCTTCAGGAAAGTTCGGGGTATCGATGACTCTGACATTCGGCGCGACAAACAAGCTACCTGCACCGCCGACAACCAGTAAACGAGGCACGCCTGCTTTTTTGATCGGATCAATGATGGCATGCGCAGGAATTGTGGAGAAATGTGCTGCGCTGAATACGGCATCAGTCCCTTTTACGGCATCCGTAAGTGCAGCCGCATCTAGGATATCTACATCTTTGGGGGTGACGCCTTCGCGCCCTGCCAAACTTGATGCTTTGCGAGCAATTGCAGTGACGGTATGACCACGACGCAGAGCTTCTTCAAGCAGTTGGCTTCCAGCGCGACCTGTGGCGCCAATGATGGCAATATGGCTCATGAGGTAACTCCTAAAATAAATTTAATATTAAATAATCAGATGATTTGGGAAACAGGTGACATCGATCACCATTTCATTTCGCCTTTGGCCACTTTCGCGCTGAGTTCAAGTGATGACACATCGTCTACTTGTGGATAGCGTTTCTTCATCGCATCAATCAGTGCGGCAGAGTCTTTTGCTTTAGGGGTTTCTTCATCAAAAGCTTTGATGTAGCTGGCGGTGTAGTCCACGGATTGAAGATTTAGTGGCGCACCGGGTAAGTAGTGTCCAGGGACCACTGTTTTAGGCTTTAGATTTTTGATCGTTTGTAAAGTCGTCAGCCAATCTGTATGTGATTTTGGGGTTTGGGTGTCAGCCATCCAGACATGGATATTGGGTCCGTCGACTACCACACCACCGACAATTGCTTTAATTGAAGGGATCCACACCACGCTACGTTCTGGTTGGTTGCCTTTGAGATCAATGATGTTGAGCTTCTTACCATCAAGGGTCAGGCTGTCGCCTTGGAGTACATCTGGAATAATGGTTTGTTTAGGCGCATCTGCACCCAGTTTAGGCCCCCAGAACGCCAGCTTGCCTGCAACGGTTTCTTTGA comes from the Aquirhabdus parva genome and includes:
- a CDS encoding M48 family metallopeptidase — translated: MNEPTQSNAVMTTPVRFYDGRTSRPYDALMSHVQGTDVLTIQTDAAIHQFALQDGRLRGAIGQTPPAIEFPNEVRIELLNMNLPSWLNDVGQRDSKLNWIKQLWLHKVWQWERSPTWIVASIIFTVLFGFVVVRYGIPAFATQTAYALPEHTLDNLGKQALAQFDESFLKPSHLSVQRQNQLRQDYDHWIKGTPSQNIIFREGGLLGANAFALPDGTIVVTDELVGLSKQDFEILAVLAHETGHLARRHALRQAITGASLGVLMIAITGDSSDLMSSIPTALIGMTYSRGFEREADDYAYQLMTARGIPLHYFSDILVRLEQQHEAKKGDLAKSGFKDYLSTHPPTAERILRFKK
- a CDS encoding YjgN family protein, with the protein product MTTLPFQSNDPTLPMVSSEPKSEIALPELFGQKSRFRFYGKASEYFGIWLVNWLLTIMTLSLYSPWAKVRRLRYFYTHTELEGARFDFTGQARAIFIGRIAALAVYFGAHSEGALKGSWLQWVAGVLLFAIYAIIPYLFRATYRFKARNTVYRHVRFKFTGTWRQAFMTYWGFGLLVIISLGLLLPYYIYRHKRYQFSNLQLGRLKFQFHAKVRHFYVAMWFPMLLLVGLYVGLTALAIYLSNMDIHIEDWKDAKNILWRLSPLIFVFLMVLASMYWITSALVFRLCWSRVSLGRSDFTSDLSVFKYLWIAYSNFWICVMTLGMMIPWAIIRVQRYRINSVSIEWQDDPQEILAVMQADLKAFGEELNDLIGIDLSL
- a CDS encoding M48 family metallopeptidase — its product is MDSKQHRHLKQAIAIRFFDGQTSRERQGRMYPSDDSGMVWVDLEGDSDALSFRLKDGLIRAAIGQTPPMIEFAHDVCIELLQMDLPDWLTPTDWTESRLAWLKRMWLGRIWRWESSPRWILVSVVVTIIFAVLVLQYGIPLIAKQTAYALPEHTLDDLGVSTLATLDHDTLKHSELPIARRIEIREEYKHWISANPEREIIFRQGGELGPNAFALPDGRIVVTDELVNLVANDYELLAVLAHETGHIERRHALRQSITNDSLKALIIAVTGNTTSLLNETPAQLVGLTYSREFEREADDYAYELMVQKELPLHYFSDILLRLETVGGGENDGNDSLKNGLKNYISTHPPTSERIARFEGHS
- a CDS encoding NAD(P)-dependent oxidoreductase, giving the protein MSHIAIIGATGRAGSQLLEEALRRGHTVTAIARKASSLAGREGVTPKDVDILDAAALTDAVKGTDAVFSAAHFSTIPAHAIIDPIKKAGVPRLLVVGGAGSLFVAPNVRVIDTPNFPEEYKAEATAGGVYLDTLQSESELDWTFLSPSALFIEGERTGKFRIGQDDLLVDATGKSWITFADYAIAYIDELEKPAHSRQRFTVGY
- a CDS encoding MBL fold metallo-hydrolase, which encodes MSQLRSIAILSSTLLTIAATSSAIAAPLKLDIYNPGKDAIFPVSSVLVTGKTDAILVDAQFGKSQAEKVIEKIKASGKKLTTIYISHGDPDYYFGLDTIKAAYPDAKVFATPQTVAHIKETVAGKLAFWGPKLGADAPKQTIIPDVLQGDSLTLDGKKLNIIDLKGNQPERSVVWIPSIKAIVGGVVVDGPNIHVWMADTQTPKSHTDWLTTLQTIKNLKPKTVVPGHYLPGAPLNLQSVDYTASYIKAFDEETPKAKDSAALIDAMKKRYPQVDDVSSLELSAKVAKGEMKW